From a region of the Halanaerobium hydrogeniformans genome:
- a CDS encoding permease produces MVALVINLIALILLGVSFKHSKNKSKKALEIALSKGLELAPALISLVAVIGIVFAFIPPEMIRNYLGADFNLIQVAAAALFGSLMMIPSLIALPLAGSLIDAGASYTPVAAFITTLTMVGFVTIPVEINELGKKITFYRNFFAFIFAVIIAFLIGVFM; encoded by the coding sequence ATGGTAGCTCTTGTTATAAATTTAATAGCTTTGATATTATTGGGAGTTTCATTTAAACACAGTAAAAATAAGTCGAAAAAAGCTCTGGAGATTGCCTTAAGTAAAGGTTTAGAGCTGGCCCCTGCCTTGATTTCACTTGTGGCTGTAATTGGTATTGTTTTTGCATTCATACCTCCAGAAATGATAAGAAATTATTTGGGGGCAGATTTTAATTTGATTCAGGTTGCAGCTGCAGCATTATTTGGTTCTCTAATGATGATTCCCAGTTTAATTGCCTTACCTTTAGCTGGATCTTTAATAGATGCTGGGGCTTCTTATACCCCGGTTGCAGCTTTTATAACAACCTTAACTATGGTTGGTTTTGTCACAATCCCAGTTGAAATAAATGAGCTAGGCAAAAAGATAACCTTTTACAGAAACTTTTTTGCTTTTATATTTGCGGTCATAATTGCATTTTTAATTGGGGTGTTCATGTGA
- a CDS encoding pyridoxal-phosphate-dependent aminotransferase family protein: protein MNDLLIMTPGPTEVSEEVRRAMSRKITNPDLDPEFFDFYLNVCNKLKKVVKTKNDMIIMSGEGILGLESACASLIENNDKVLVLDNGIFGKGFADFANLYGANVKRWEFPYDKAIDIKKLEKKLSKNNDFKFATFVHCETPTGIINPAEEICELLNNYNILSVVDSVSSIGGVEIDVDSWGIDIILGGSQKCLSVPPGLTFMSVSKTAWDVIKQRETAVKGYYTNLQHWQNWYQKKHFPYTQAISDIYALDAGLDKWLADKNVYTRHDKIAKAVRKALVKSGLKLYAENGHSNTVTAVKVPEKIEFQELNQHMTEKYNVMIAGSIGKFKNKLIRIGHMGENCYEEKIYRTLKAFDHSLRDLGYQLNYKLHKIFVEEIE, encoded by the coding sequence GTGAATGATCTATTAATTATGACACCTGGGCCAACTGAGGTTAGTGAGGAAGTGAGACGGGCAATGAGTAGAAAAATTACCAACCCCGATCTTGACCCAGAATTTTTTGATTTTTATTTAAATGTTTGTAATAAGTTAAAAAAAGTAGTTAAAACTAAAAATGATATGATTATTATGAGTGGGGAAGGAATTTTAGGCTTAGAGTCGGCCTGTGCTTCTTTAATTGAGAATAATGATAAGGTTTTAGTTTTGGACAATGGCATTTTTGGTAAAGGATTTGCAGATTTTGCTAATCTTTATGGAGCTAATGTTAAAAGATGGGAGTTTCCCTATGATAAGGCGATTGATATTAAAAAATTAGAAAAGAAACTCAGTAAAAATAATGATTTCAAATTTGCCACTTTTGTTCACTGTGAGACTCCGACAGGAATTATTAATCCAGCAGAAGAGATTTGTGAGCTGCTGAACAACTATAATATTTTGTCTGTTGTTGACTCTGTTTCGTCAATTGGAGGAGTTGAAATTGATGTTGACAGTTGGGGGATCGATATTATTTTAGGAGGCTCACAAAAATGTTTGTCTGTGCCACCTGGGTTAACCTTTATGAGTGTAAGTAAGACAGCCTGGGATGTAATAAAACAAAGAGAAACAGCAGTTAAAGGTTATTATACTAATTTACAGCACTGGCAGAACTGGTATCAAAAAAAGCATTTCCCTTATACCCAAGCTATTAGCGATATTTATGCTCTTGATGCTGGTCTGGATAAATGGCTGGCAGATAAAAATGTATACACTAGACATGATAAGATAGCTAAAGCTGTGAGAAAAGCTCTGGTAAAATCAGGACTCAAACTATATGCAGAGAATGGTCATTCTAATACAGTAACTGCAGTTAAAGTTCCTGAAAAGATTGAATTTCAAGAATTAAATCAACATATGACAGAAAAATATAATGTTATGATAGCAGGTTCAATTGGGAAATTCAAAAATAAATTAATTAGAATTGGTCATATGGGTGAGAATTGTTATGAAGAAAAAATTTATCGAACTTTAAAAGCTTTTGATCATAGTTTAAGAGATTTAGGTTATCAGCTAAATTATAAGTTACATAAAATTTTCGTTGAAGAAATAGAATAA
- a CDS encoding DegV family protein, whose protein sequence is MNSKIVVDSCCDLNQDIRERFDISTAPLSIDIEDKTFTDDHNLDREKLLSAMKASKNAPKTASPSPETFLKLFRGYENVFVVTLSKELSSTYQNALLAKQLLSDEDEDIFVHVFNSYSATVGETMIAYKIGELIEAGYGREEIIEKTEKYIAEMETLFVLDSLDNLIKAGRMNKVKGKIASFFNIKPILAGAEDGTIILLDKARGSKKAIKKLVDKIGQRGEELEEKILGISHCNALEKAEYIKNEALKKYNFREVIIVETAGISTVYANEGGVVLAF, encoded by the coding sequence ATGAATTCAAAAATTGTAGTAGATAGTTGCTGTGATTTAAATCAAGATATTCGTGAGAGATTTGATATATCTACAGCACCTCTTTCCATTGATATCGAAGATAAAACATTTACTGATGATCATAATTTAGATCGGGAAAAACTTTTAAGTGCTATGAAAGCAAGTAAAAATGCTCCAAAAACTGCTAGTCCTTCTCCAGAAACATTTTTAAAGTTGTTTAGGGGATATGAGAATGTATTTGTTGTTACCTTATCTAAAGAACTAAGCAGCACCTATCAAAATGCTCTGCTGGCCAAACAGCTGCTCAGTGATGAAGATGAAGACATATTTGTGCATGTTTTTAATTCCTATAGTGCTACTGTAGGAGAAACTATGATAGCCTATAAAATAGGAGAATTAATTGAAGCTGGATATGGAAGAGAAGAGATAATTGAAAAAACAGAAAAATACATAGCTGAAATGGAGACTTTATTTGTTTTAGATTCTCTTGATAATTTAATTAAAGCCGGAAGAATGAATAAAGTGAAGGGAAAAATTGCTTCCTTTTTCAACATTAAACCAATTTTAGCAGGTGCTGAAGATGGGACAATAATTTTATTAGATAAAGCAAGGGGTAGTAAAAAAGCAATAAAAAAATTGGTGGATAAAATTGGACAAAGAGGAGAAGAGTTAGAAGAAAAAATTCTTGGGATTTCGCATTGTAATGCCCTTGAAAAAGCAGAGTATATAAAAAATGAAGCCCTAAAAAAATATAATTTTAGAGAAGTTATTATAGTTGAAACTGCTGGAATAAGTACTGTTTACGCTAATGAAGGTGGAGTAGTTTTGGCCTTTTAA
- a CDS encoding DDE-type integrase/transposase/recombinase — MFSRKIPNFLLKPIMNFVLLTYLFFARLFQVDFEPNNKLDDSYTKFNSFDDPQPIIEYNQVDYRDILAEAEKNGETIQPVNRNKPLTVKVEECSQCGAPKKYLYSFGHDPDGYQKFQCKLCKHQWAPKKPKKPKNHPTYRCPFCNYALAKEKKRKHFTKYKCRNDDCSKWKNEHKRYRYRAYNFDINKLELSRPDKEPVNLDHSHYGNFTISKAIDFYVSLGLSLRQAERALKLAYGVSPSAQTIQNWTVSLAYRLAPKINELDLPLSGIVAVDETYIKIKGSWHYLFTAIDGENGCVIAQHLSKNRDAKGAITILKRIIDQYQDQKFVLVTDMAPIYRAAVHAAKVFLKTNIDHKQLKGLFANDDNSDEIYRPYKNIIERFFGTYKAHYKRHKSFSSFDGALTHITLYQLYFNYLKPHSSFNDKPPLIVEGARGQPIESWAQLIRWITKTDR, encoded by the coding sequence ATGTTTTCTCGAAAAATACCTAATTTCCTGCTTAAACCTATCATGAATTTTGTTCTTTTGACCTATCTTTTTTTCGCCAGACTTTTCCAGGTTGATTTTGAACCCAATAATAAACTCGATGATAGTTATACTAAATTTAACAGTTTTGATGACCCACAACCTATTATAGAATATAATCAGGTTGACTATCGCGATATTCTAGCTGAAGCTGAAAAAAATGGTGAAACTATTCAGCCTGTTAATCGCAATAAACCTCTAACTGTAAAGGTTGAGGAGTGCTCTCAATGTGGAGCTCCCAAAAAATATCTCTACAGTTTCGGTCATGATCCAGATGGATACCAAAAGTTCCAGTGTAAACTCTGTAAACATCAGTGGGCTCCTAAGAAACCTAAAAAACCTAAGAACCACCCTACATATCGCTGTCCTTTCTGCAACTATGCTCTTGCTAAAGAGAAAAAGCGCAAGCATTTTACCAAGTATAAATGCCGCAATGATGACTGTTCTAAATGGAAAAATGAACATAAGCGTTATCGCTACAGAGCCTATAATTTTGATATCAATAAGCTTGAACTTTCCAGACCTGATAAAGAACCTGTTAACCTTGATCATTCTCACTATGGAAACTTTACCATCTCTAAGGCTATTGACTTTTATGTCAGTCTTGGTCTTTCTTTAAGACAGGCTGAAAGAGCTCTTAAACTTGCCTATGGTGTTTCACCTTCAGCTCAAACCATCCAAAATTGGACTGTCTCTTTAGCTTACAGACTTGCTCCTAAAATCAATGAGCTTGATCTGCCTTTATCTGGTATTGTTGCTGTTGATGAAACATATATTAAAATAAAAGGCAGCTGGCATTATCTTTTTACTGCCATAGATGGTGAAAATGGCTGTGTTATCGCTCAGCATCTTTCTAAAAATCGCGACGCTAAAGGTGCAATAACCATTTTAAAAAGAATAATCGACCAATATCAAGACCAAAAATTTGTTCTAGTTACTGATATGGCTCCAATTTACAGAGCTGCTGTCCATGCTGCTAAAGTGTTTTTGAAAACCAATATTGACCACAAACAACTTAAGGGGCTATTTGCTAACGATGATAACTCAGATGAAATTTACAGACCTTATAAAAACATCATTGAAAGGTTTTTCGGTACTTATAAAGCCCATTACAAACGCCATAAAAGCTTTAGCTCTTTTGATGGTGCACTTACTCATATAACTCTTTATCAGCTCTATTTTAATTATTTAAAACCTCATAGTTCCTTTAATGATAAACCACCACTGATAGTGGAAGGAGCAAGAGGTCAGCCTATCGAATCCTGGGCCCAACTTATCAGATGGATCACCAAAACTGATAGGTAA
- a CDS encoding cold-shock protein has product MVYTGKVKWFDEKKGYGFIEREDGDDVFVHFSAIEQEGFKTLSEDQEVEFEIVEGDRGPQAENVVVI; this is encoded by the coding sequence ATGGTTTACACAGGTAAAGTAAAATGGTTTGATGAGAAAAAAGGTTATGGGTTTATTGAAAGAGAAGATGGAGATGATGTATTTGTACATTTTTCTGCCATTGAACAGGAAGGCTTTAAAACTTTGAGTGAAGATCAAGAGGTAGAATTTGAAATTGTTGAAGGAGACCGTGGTCCTCAGGCAGAAAATGTTGTTGTTATATAG
- a CDS encoding complex I subunit 5 family protein has translation MPQYFYSNFVFDNINLLLLTTGVLVTLFTSLSAWRKIEKNKIIFYLLIIFYILSFSIVITTNNWFLFMVGWEIATLATSLMLVWDNKNIAWEYFVIQFIAGAFLLLTVITAYTNGYNQIGAINEFWLQLMFIIGVGVKSALIGLHFWVPYVYKQASTTFCAISSAWVAKLGYIALLKIITEGNRILLYMGIIMIFYGGIKALEEKNYKLILAYSSISQFGFIALAIGSGNIYGYTGAVLHIIAHAIAKSVLFNGAGNWIKEFNSTSIFDFKRCELKQKINTASTILAFLSLMAVPSFLGYNSKHLIKYSLESIEMFEFLLHLGSILTVAYSIKIMWVIIFKDLKDNDFNFKLKVTSNYKPTIIENTSLIIPAVTLIFLALTANYYLHPHFDFHYINGIFTTVIYFGIAYLIRFPIMSRLKN, from the coding sequence ATGCCTCAATATTTTTACAGTAACTTTGTTTTTGATAATATTAATCTTTTATTATTAACAACTGGTGTTTTGGTTACATTATTTACTTCATTATCAGCCTGGCGCAAAATAGAAAAGAACAAAATAATATTTTATCTATTGATTATTTTTTACATATTAAGCTTTAGTATAGTTATTACTACAAATAACTGGTTTTTATTTATGGTAGGTTGGGAAATTGCAACTTTAGCTACTTCTTTAATGCTTGTCTGGGATAATAAAAATATTGCCTGGGAATATTTTGTTATACAATTTATTGCTGGAGCATTTTTATTATTAACTGTAATAACTGCTTATACAAATGGGTATAATCAAATAGGAGCAATAAATGAATTTTGGCTTCAGTTAATGTTTATTATAGGTGTCGGTGTAAAAAGTGCTTTAATTGGTCTACATTTCTGGGTTCCCTATGTATATAAACAGGCATCTACCACCTTTTGTGCAATTTCATCTGCCTGGGTTGCTAAATTAGGTTATATTGCTCTTCTAAAAATAATTACAGAAGGGAATAGAATATTACTTTATATGGGAATTATTATGATTTTTTATGGTGGTATAAAAGCTTTAGAAGAAAAAAATTATAAATTAATCCTAGCTTATAGCTCGATCAGTCAATTTGGTTTTATTGCACTGGCAATTGGAAGTGGAAATATTTATGGTTACACCGGGGCAGTATTACATATTATAGCTCATGCTATTGCAAAATCAGTATTATTTAATGGTGCTGGAAATTGGATTAAAGAATTTAATTCTACTTCTATCTTTGATTTTAAAAGATGTGAGTTAAAACAAAAAATTAATACAGCAAGTACTATCCTGGCTTTTCTATCTTTAATGGCAGTCCCTAGCTTTTTAGGTTATAACAGCAAACATCTCATTAAATATTCACTTGAATCAATAGAAATGTTTGAATTTCTTTTGCACCTCGGGAGTATCTTAACTGTAGCGTATTCAATTAAAATAATGTGGGTTATTATTTTTAAAGACCTAAAAGATAATGATTTTAACTTTAAACTTAAAGTAACTAGCAATTATAAACCGACTATTATTGAAAATACCTCTTTAATAATTCCTGCAGTTACGCTAATTTTCCTTGCTTTAACTGCAAATTATTATCTGCATCCTCATTTTGATTTTCACTATATTAACGGGATATTTACAACTGTAATTTATTTTGGTATCGCCTATCTGATTCGCTTCCCGATTATGTCAAGACTAAAAAATTAA
- a CDS encoding glycine betaine ABC transporter substrate-binding protein, whose product MLKNKKMIFLIVVLVLLSAFFLGGYTQEASEEKEAIRMATSVDFLEREDGIPGLEKEYDFRFDRDALSTIQIGLSYEALDSDKVDVAMGYATDGRISSLNLRMLEDDRRFFPAYNVAALVRGEVLAEHPELEELIHDLTVLFTDEKLIELNERADVDGEEPDQIAEDFLLESSLLVENAEEKEGSTIVVSSKNWTEQLILGSITVQLLENHGYNVRDRSSLGSTAVLRNAIESDQIDIYWEYTGTTLMTSMGEEGIVSAEEAYEKVREWDKETHNIHWLNFAEANNTYTLLMREERAEELNLKTISDLANYINN is encoded by the coding sequence ATGTTAAAAAATAAAAAAATGATATTTTTAATTGTTGTTTTAGTATTATTATCAGCTTTTTTTCTAGGAGGTTATACACAAGAAGCTTCTGAAGAGAAAGAAGCAATTAGGATGGCTACAAGTGTCGATTTTTTAGAAAGAGAAGATGGAATTCCAGGTTTAGAAAAAGAATATGATTTCAGATTTGATCGTGATGCTTTGAGTACAATTCAGATTGGTTTGAGTTATGAGGCTTTGGATTCTGATAAGGTAGATGTTGCGATGGGTTATGCAACAGATGGCAGAATCTCTTCTCTTAATTTAAGGATGCTCGAAGATGATAGAAGATTTTTTCCTGCCTATAATGTAGCAGCGCTTGTTAGGGGAGAGGTACTTGCTGAACATCCAGAATTAGAAGAACTAATCCATGATTTAACAGTATTATTTACCGATGAAAAATTAATTGAGCTTAATGAAAGAGCAGATGTAGATGGTGAAGAGCCAGACCAAATAGCAGAAGATTTTCTTTTAGAAAGTTCTCTATTAGTTGAAAACGCAGAAGAAAAGGAAGGCTCAACTATTGTTGTTTCATCTAAAAACTGGACAGAGCAGTTAATTTTAGGCAGTATTACTGTACAGTTATTAGAAAATCATGGTTATAATGTTAGGGACAGGAGTAGCCTTGGTTCAACTGCTGTTTTGCGTAATGCAATAGAATCAGACCAAATTGATATTTATTGGGAATATACAGGGACTACTTTGATGACAAGCATGGGAGAAGAAGGTATTGTAAGTGCAGAAGAAGCCTATGAAAAAGTAAGAGAATGGGATAAAGAAACTCATAATATTCACTGGCTAAATTTTGCAGAAGCAAATAATACTTATACACTATTGATGAGAGAAGAAAGAGCAGAAGAATTGAATTTAAAAACTATCAGTGATTTAGCAAACTATATTAATAATTAA
- a CDS encoding ABC transporter permease: MLLEYWQIFVEEGITLMIQHLRLVGFSVFIAILIALPTGIILSRNFIKNYSEKLIFFFNIAQGLPSLAVIALVLPFLGIGFVPAVTALIIYALLPIIRNTIAGLNNIETDLIEAAQGMGMTPFEILYKIELPLALPVIIAGIQTAAVVTVGTAVVSNLIGAGGLGQMIFTGLAMFDRRKILLGSLLAAFIAIIIDRSFELLGRKLK; this comes from the coding sequence ATGCTGTTAGAATACTGGCAGATTTTTGTTGAAGAGGGTATAACATTGATGATACAGCATTTAAGGTTGGTAGGCTTTTCGGTTTTTATTGCAATATTAATTGCTCTACCAACTGGTATAATTCTAAGCAGGAATTTTATTAAAAATTACAGTGAAAAGTTAATATTTTTCTTTAATATTGCCCAGGGTTTACCTAGTCTTGCAGTAATAGCACTAGTGCTGCCCTTTTTAGGAATAGGATTTGTACCTGCAGTTACTGCTCTGATAATTTACGCCCTTTTACCTATCATTAGAAACACAATTGCAGGTTTGAATAATATTGAAACCGATTTAATAGAGGCTGCTCAGGGAATGGGAATGACACCTTTTGAGATTCTATATAAAATTGAATTACCATTAGCCTTACCAGTTATAATTGCTGGTATACAAACAGCTGCTGTAGTAACAGTAGGGACAGCTGTTGTATCCAATTTAATAGGAGCTGGTGGTCTAGGCCAGATGATTTTTACAGGCTTAGCTATGTTTGATAGACGAAAAATATTACTCGGATCGTTATTAGCTGCATTTATTGCAATAATTATAGATCGTTCATTTGAACTGCTGGGAAGAAAATTAAAATAA
- a CDS encoding ABC transporter permease — MSIINYFFGNLDNIIEYTFAHLYLLMISITLSLFLWLSVGIIIRNKSKTAKTLIAFGSFIMAVPSISLYGILMTIPAFGLNIRSAVFALVLYSMIPILRNVYTALNGVNPAIIESARAMGMSERQILWKIQFPLALPVIIAGVRVALVMMVGIATLAVFIGERNLGQLIYQGIVRTRTEMIVTGAVLVSAISVSVDILMGFLEKKFLSPGVKKSLNLGRG, encoded by the coding sequence ATGTCTATTATTAATTACTTTTTTGGAAATTTAGATAATATTATTGAATATACTTTTGCCCATCTTTATTTACTTATGATTTCTATAACTTTATCTTTGTTCCTCTGGCTGAGTGTGGGAATAATTATCAGAAATAAGAGCAAAACTGCCAAAACATTGATTGCTTTTGGTAGTTTCATAATGGCAGTACCAAGTATATCACTATATGGAATCTTGATGACAATCCCTGCTTTTGGTTTAAATATTAGAAGTGCTGTATTTGCTTTAGTGCTATATTCCATGATTCCTATTTTGAGGAATGTCTATACTGCTTTAAATGGGGTAAATCCAGCGATTATAGAATCAGCCAGGGCTATGGGTATGTCGGAAAGACAAATACTGTGGAAGATACAGTTTCCCCTTGCTTTACCGGTTATAATTGCCGGGGTAAGGGTAGCTCTTGTAATGATGGTTGGCATTGCAACCCTGGCAGTTTTCATAGGAGAAAGAAATTTAGGCCAGTTAATTTATCAGGGAATTGTAAGGACCAGAACAGAAATGATTGTTACTGGAGCTGTTTTGGTTTCTGCTATATCTGTAAGTGTAGATATTTTAATGGGTTTTTTAGAAAAGAAATTCCTTTCTCCAGGAGTCAAAAAAAGTCTTAACCTGGGGAGGGGTTAA